The following coding sequences lie in one Miscanthus floridulus cultivar M001 chromosome 9, ASM1932011v1, whole genome shotgun sequence genomic window:
- the LOC136484076 gene encoding ABC transporter F family member 5-like encodes MAAMDLLSGKLVRSLRLHSSLLPSAPSSSRAVPTSRRRRHAPLYCRLTTSSSSSLSTSTTTEEKEDAKSQDLSSLLTSSDPSAAGAGTKKKRSGGSSSGASSIPSGVRLEGISKSYKGVTVLKDVSWEVQRGEKVGLVGVNGAGKTTQLRIIAGLEQADGGAVVKAKDNMKIAFLSQEFEVSASRTVREEFFSAFQEEMEVKRRLEQVQAALEGATEDMDLMGRLLDELDLLQRRSQDVDLDMVDVKVQKLMPELGFMPEDADRLVASFSGGWKMRMSLGKILLQDPDLLLLDEPTNHVDLDTVEWLESYLKTQDVPMVIISHDRAFLDQLCTKIVETEFGVSKTYKGNYSEYILAKAVAVQAQYAAWEKQQKEIEQTKELINRLGAGVNAGRASSEQKKLEKLEKEGLVEKPFQRKQLKIRFPERGRSGRTVLTINNLQFGFEDKTLFNNANLLVERGEKIAIIGPNGCGKSTLLKLILGMEKPQGGEVLLGDHNVLPNYFEQNQAEALDLEKTVLDTVAEAAEDWTLDDIKGLLGRCNFRDDMLDRKVQFLSGGEKARLAFCKFMVTPSTLLILDEPTNHLDIPSKEMLEEAISEYTGTVITVSHDRYFIKQIVNRVIEVKDQTIQDYQGDYNYYLERNLEARERELAREEELEEKAPKVKAKSKMSKAEKAVRKKQKMQAFQQSKQKSKSLKNSKRWN; translated from the exons ATGGCCGCCATGGACCTCCTCTCGGGCAAGCTCGTACGCTCCCTCCGCCTCCATTCCTCACTCCTCCCCTCCGCTCCGTCCTCCTCCCGCGCCGTCCCCacatcccgccgccgccgccatgccccCCTATACTGCCGCctcaccacctcctcctcatcctccctcTCCACCAGCACAACCACGGAGGAGAAAGAGGACGCCAAAAGCCAGGACCTTTCCTCCCTCCTCACCTCCTCCGACccctccgccgccggcgccgggacCAAGAAGAAGCGGTcgggcggcagcagcagcggcgcaTCTAGCATCCCGTCCGGGGTGCGTCTGGAGGGGATCTCCAAGTCCTACAAGGGCGTGACGGTGCTCAAGGACGTGTCCTGGGAGGTGCAGCGCGGCGAGAAGGTGGGGCTCGTCGGCGTGAACGGCGCGGGCAAGACGACGCAGCTCCGCATCATCGCCGGGCTCGAGCAGGCCGACGGCGGCGCCGTCGTCAAGGCCAAGGACAACATGAAGATCGCCTTCCTCAGCCAGGAGTTCGAGGTCTCCGCCTCCCGCACCGTCAGGGAGGAGTTCTTCAGCGCCTTCCAGGAGGAGATGGAAGTCAAGCGCCGGCTCGAGCAGGTGCAGGCGGCGCTCGAGGGCGCCACCGAGGACATGGACCTCATGGGCCGGCTCCTCGATGAGCTCGACCTGCTGCAGCGCCGCTCCCAGGACGTCGACCTCGACATGGTGGACGTCAAGGTGCAGAAGCTCATGCCAGAGCTCGGATTCATGCCTGAGGACGCCGACCGCCTCGTCGCCTCCTTCAGTGGTGGGTGGAAAATGAGGATGTCTCTTGGCAAGATACTTCTTCAG GACCCTGATTTGCTTTTGCTTGATGAGCCTACGAATCATGTCGATTTGGATACCGTTGAGTGGCTGGAGAGCTATCTTAAGACACAGGATGTGCCGATGGTCATTATATCTCATGACAGGGCGTTTCTTGATCAGTTgtgtacaaagatagtggaaACTGAATTTGGCGTGTCCAAGACATACAAGGGTAACTATTCAGAGTACATTCTAGCGAAGGCAGTAGCAGTGCAGGCACAGTATGCTGCGTGGGAGAAGCAGCAGAAGGAGATTGAACAGACAAAGGAGCTGATAAACAGACTTGGTGCTGGAGTTAATGCTGGGCGTGCTTCCAGCGAGCAAAAG AAATTGGAGAAGCTTGAAAAGGAAGGGTTGGTTGAGAAACCTTTCCAAAGGAAGCAGCTAAAGATCAGATTCCCTGAGCGTGGAAGAAGTGGGAGAACTGTGTTGACAATAAACAATCTTCAATTCGGATTTGAGGATAAG ACTTTGTTCAACAATGCTAATCTTTTAGTAGAGAGAGGTGAAAAGATAGCTATTATTGGGCCCAATGGTTGTGGAAAGAGCACATTGCTTAAACTTATTTTGGGGATGGAGAAGCCACAAggtggtgaggtgcttcttgggGACCATAATGTGTTGCCAAACTATTTTGAGCAGAATCAG GCAGAAGCTCTTGATTTAGAGAAGACTGTGCTAGACACTGTAGCAGAAGCTGCAGAGGACTGGACACTTGATGATATCAAAGGTCTCCTTGGCCGTTGTAACTTCAGGGATGACATGCTGGATAGAAAAGTTCAGTTTTTAAGTGGTGGAGAGAAG GCAAGGCTTGCATTTTGCAAGTTCATGGTGACTCCATCTACTTTACTCATTTTGGATGAACCGACAAACCATCTTGATATCCCATCTAAAGAAATGCTTGAG GAGGCAATATCAGAATATACAGGTACTGTAATAACAGTTTCTCATGACCGGTACTTTATAAAACAAATTGTGAACAGAGTCATTGAAGTGAAAGATCAGACTATCCAAGACTATCAAGGAGATTACAAT TATTACCTTGAAAGGAACCTTGAAGCCAGAGAAAGGGAACTTGCCCGTGAGGAAGAGCTCGAGGAGAAAGCCCCCAAAGTAAAAGCTAAGTCCAAAATGTCCAAG GCAGAGAAAGCCGTCAGAAAGAAGCAGAAGATGCAGGCCTTCCAACAAAGCAAACAAAAATCAAAGTCGCTTAAAAACTCAAAGAGGTGGAATTGA